The proteins below are encoded in one region of Palleronia sp. LCG004:
- a CDS encoding VOC family protein, protein MTEPHVSPDEIRARFARAMSGMYREEVPAYGTLVRLVETVNAETLAADPDLAARLSATDELDRIDEERHGAIRLGTAAELSTMRRLFAVMGMHPVGYYDLSVAGVPVHSTAFRPVDPAALSANPFRVFTSLLRLDLIEDADLRAQAATVLEGRRIFTPRCLELIDGAERAGGLAEADATAFVAEALETFRWHEKAHVSADLYRRLSDAHRLVADVVAFKGPHINHLTPRTLDIDAVQARMPDEGIAPKAVVEGPPRRAVPILLRQTSFKALEEAVAFEGDDGAQGRHTARFGEIEQRGLALTPRGQALYDRLLAEARARVTPAADGSNAARYVETLQDVFAGFPDDPDTLRTEGLGYFRYAPTGKTDDGSPDRDAADLVAAGLLRADPITYEDFLPVSAAGIFQSNLGDGAAQTFEADPSRERFEADLGAPVTDLHALYAEAEAASLAHARAELARRAA, encoded by the coding sequence ATGACCGAGCCGCATGTTTCCCCCGACGAGATCCGCGCCCGCTTCGCGCGCGCCATGTCCGGCATGTACCGCGAGGAAGTGCCCGCCTACGGCACGCTCGTCCGCCTCGTCGAGACCGTGAACGCCGAAACCCTCGCCGCCGATCCCGACCTCGCCGCGCGGCTCTCCGCGACGGACGAGCTCGACCGCATCGACGAGGAACGCCACGGCGCGATCCGCCTCGGCACCGCGGCCGAGCTTTCGACCATGCGGCGTCTCTTCGCCGTGATGGGCATGCATCCGGTCGGCTATTACGACCTGTCGGTGGCGGGCGTTCCGGTCCATTCCACCGCCTTCCGCCCCGTCGATCCCGCAGCGCTCTCGGCCAATCCGTTCCGCGTCTTCACCTCGCTCCTCAGGCTCGACCTGATCGAGGATGCAGATCTGAGGGCCCAAGCGGCAACCGTTCTCGAAGGCCGGCGCATCTTCACGCCCCGCTGCCTCGAACTGATCGACGGGGCCGAGCGCGCGGGCGGGCTTGCCGAGGCCGACGCCACCGCCTTCGTCGCCGAGGCGCTCGAGACCTTCCGCTGGCACGAAAAGGCCCATGTGAGCGCCGACCTCTATCGCCGGCTCAGCGACGCGCATCGGCTCGTGGCCGATGTCGTGGCCTTCAAGGGACCGCATATCAACCACCTGACACCCCGGACGCTCGATATCGACGCGGTGCAGGCCCGCATGCCCGACGAAGGCATCGCCCCCAAGGCCGTGGTCGAGGGGCCGCCGCGCCGCGCCGTGCCGATCCTGCTGCGCCAGACCTCGTTCAAGGCGCTCGAAGAGGCCGTCGCCTTCGAGGGCGACGACGGCGCGCAGGGCCGCCACACCGCCCGCTTCGGCGAGATCGAGCAGCGCGGCCTCGCGCTCACGCCCAGGGGCCAGGCGCTCTACGACCGGCTCCTGGCCGAGGCGCGCGCCCGCGTGACGCCTGCCGCCGACGGCTCGAACGCCGCGCGATACGTCGAGACGCTTCAGGATGTCTTCGCCGGGTTTCCCGACGATCCCGACACGCTCAGGACCGAAGGGCTCGGCTATTTCCGCTATGCCCCGACCGGCAAGACGGATGACGGTTCCCCCGACCGCGACGCCGCCGATCTCGTGGCCGCCGGACTCCTGCGCGCGGATCCGATCACCTACGAGGATTTCCTGCCGGTCTCGGCCGCGGGGATCTTCCAGTCCAATCTCGGAGACGGCGCGGCGCAGACCTTCGAGGCCGATCCGAGCCGCGAGCGGTTCGAGGCCGATCTGGGCGCACCCGTCACCGATCTCCACGCCCTCTACGCCGAGGCCGAGGCGGCCTCCCTCGCCCATGCGCGCGCCGAACTCGCCCGCCGCGCGGCCTGA